In one Saccharibacillus brassicae genomic region, the following are encoded:
- a CDS encoding ABC transporter ATP-binding protein codes for MNAIEVEHLNKTFKVQKNRGGLKGALQDLFSRQYNEVAAVNDISFSIPAGEICGYIGENGAGKSTTIKMLTGILVPTSGKLNVGGYVPHEEREKFVRNIGVVFGQRSQLWWDIGVIESFGLLRKVYGVGENDYKKRLDELVQRLDLGELLSRPVRKLSLGQRMRCELVAALLHNPSIVFLDEPTIGLDIIVKTEIREFLKDMNRQHGTTILLTTHDLQDIEALCSRVIMLDEGRIIYDGGLDTLKSRWGQGTRVTFQFGAPCPLPRLRGLTSELDVSWTADNDLHAEVLVPGEMSVSDVLARVVGHADIAITDIKITETTTDEIVRQIYRTGSATAPAAPVAEGGHNSHA; via the coding sequence ATGAACGCCATCGAAGTCGAGCACTTGAACAAAACGTTCAAAGTCCAGAAGAACCGCGGCGGCCTCAAAGGCGCGCTGCAGGATTTATTTTCCCGTCAATACAACGAAGTCGCGGCGGTCAACGACATCTCCTTCTCTATTCCCGCCGGCGAGATCTGCGGATATATCGGCGAGAACGGAGCGGGCAAGTCGACGACGATCAAGATGCTGACCGGCATTCTCGTCCCGACTTCCGGCAAGCTCAACGTCGGCGGCTACGTGCCGCACGAGGAGCGCGAGAAGTTCGTCCGCAATATCGGCGTCGTGTTCGGCCAGCGCAGCCAGCTCTGGTGGGACATCGGCGTCATCGAATCGTTCGGCCTGCTGCGCAAAGTGTACGGCGTGGGCGAGAACGATTACAAAAAGCGGCTGGACGAACTCGTCCAGCGCCTCGATCTGGGCGAGCTGCTCAGCCGCCCCGTGCGCAAGCTGAGCCTCGGCCAGCGCATGCGCTGCGAGCTGGTGGCCGCGCTGCTGCACAACCCGTCGATCGTCTTCCTGGACGAGCCGACGATTGGTCTCGACATCATCGTCAAGACGGAGATTCGCGAATTCCTCAAAGACATGAACCGCCAGCACGGCACGACCATCCTGCTGACGACGCACGATCTGCAGGATATCGAAGCGCTCTGCTCGCGGGTCATCATGCTCGACGAAGGTCGCATCATCTACGACGGCGGCCTCGATACACTGAAGTCGCGCTGGGGACAAGGGACGCGCGTTACGTTCCAATTCGGAGCGCCGTGTCCGCTGCCGAGGCTGCGGGGATTGACGTCCGAGCTCGACGTGAGCTGGACCGCGGACAACGATCTGCACGCCGAAGTGCTCGTGCCGGGCGAGATGAGCGTGTCCGACGTGCTGGCCCGCGTCGTCGGCCATGCGGACATCGCGATCACGGACATCAAGATCACCGAGACGACAACCGACGAGATTGTGCGCCAGATTTACCGGACCGGTTCGGCGACCGCGCCGGCGGCCCCGGTCGCGGAAGGCGGGCACAACTCCCATGCTTAG
- a CDS encoding ABC transporter permease, which produces MYYIGLVIEYLKNYMKTRLTYRADFWVEVISDLLLQVSNLIFIFVVFGHTDTLGGWSEAEVVFVYGFFMVPFGLFSCFVNLWNFSDRYIVKGEMDRILTRPAYNLFQIFLENIDPPGLIGSVIGLVIMVISGGQLGLELLWWHIPVLLLFALSATLIYTGIYITLTSLSFYSDSPTGIIPLLYNIQNYGRYPVTIYNRAIQFLLTWILPFAFVGIYPASLFLGRTEMTHMAWLTPVMAAIFLTIGLTSWNLGVKKYRGAGS; this is translated from the coding sequence ATGTACTATATCGGATTGGTCATCGAATATCTCAAAAATTATATGAAAACAAGGCTGACGTACCGCGCGGATTTCTGGGTCGAGGTGATCTCGGATCTGCTGCTTCAGGTGAGCAATCTGATCTTTATCTTCGTCGTCTTCGGCCATACCGATACGCTGGGCGGCTGGAGCGAAGCGGAAGTCGTGTTCGTGTACGGATTCTTCATGGTGCCGTTCGGGCTGTTCAGCTGCTTCGTCAACCTGTGGAATTTCAGCGACCGCTACATCGTCAAAGGCGAGATGGACCGCATCCTGACCCGTCCCGCCTACAACCTGTTTCAGATTTTCCTGGAAAATATCGATCCGCCGGGCCTGATCGGTTCGGTGATCGGCCTGGTCATCATGGTGATCAGCGGCGGCCAGCTTGGTCTGGAACTGCTCTGGTGGCATATTCCGGTGCTGCTGCTGTTCGCGCTCAGCGCGACGCTTATCTACACCGGCATCTATATTACGCTGACGTCGCTGTCGTTCTATTCCGACTCGCCGACGGGTATCATTCCGCTGCTGTACAATATCCAGAACTACGGCCGCTATCCGGTCACGATCTACAACCGCGCGATCCAGTTTCTGTTGACCTGGATTTTGCCGTTCGCGTTCGTCGGGATCTATCCGGCTTCGCTGTTTCTCGGCCGGACGGAGATGACGCATATGGCGTGGTTGACGCCGGTCATGGCGGCGATTTTCCTGACGATCGGGCTGACGAGCTGGAATCTCGGCGTGAAGAAGTATCGCGGGGCAGGATCGTAG
- a CDS encoding LCP family protein: MTKKSRLTIVWVLALVLASAAGYSIYYFSNLYNQVSNLQKVGESSPFRNLPVTEKTAAQEPPKWEGREPVNVLLMGVDGRDSLAGDIPRSDTMLVASLDPVRKTIHMFSIMRDTYTDIPGFGKQRINTAITHGPNTAMEAVGGLLGIPIQYYVYTDFQGFIALVDSVGGVDFNVEKDMKYLSAADGPEYDIDLKAGMQHLDGRTALQYVRFRHDRLSDFSRTGRQREFLKAVADKLKSNTSIMKLPDILEQVNPYIDTNLSVGDMWKLASVAYDSQIGGSEQIPPNPLLREETIKGAAVLTVSSQEKLESFVQDTLNAPAKPDEAQNALDAPVKPDEATQKLDAPVKPDEAAQKLDAPVKPDEAAQKLDAPVKPDEAPQTPAVPAPSGRKNEALGEGSGELQ; encoded by the coding sequence ATGACAAAAAAAAGCAGGCTGACAATCGTCTGGGTGCTCGCCCTGGTCTTGGCTTCCGCCGCGGGTTACTCGATTTATTATTTTTCCAATCTGTACAATCAAGTGTCCAACCTGCAAAAAGTCGGGGAGTCTTCCCCGTTTCGCAATCTGCCCGTGACCGAGAAGACGGCCGCGCAGGAACCGCCCAAATGGGAAGGCCGCGAACCGGTTAACGTTCTGCTCATGGGCGTCGACGGCCGCGACTCGCTCGCCGGCGATATTCCCCGTTCGGACACGATGCTGGTCGCTTCGCTCGATCCCGTCCGCAAAACGATCCACATGTTCTCCATCATGCGCGACACGTACACCGATATTCCCGGATTCGGCAAGCAGCGTATCAATACCGCCATTACGCACGGACCGAATACGGCCATGGAAGCGGTCGGCGGCCTGCTGGGCATTCCGATCCAGTATTACGTCTATACGGACTTTCAGGGCTTTATCGCGCTGGTCGATTCCGTGGGCGGGGTAGACTTCAATGTTGAAAAAGATATGAAGTACCTCAGCGCGGCCGACGGACCGGAATACGATATCGATCTCAAGGCAGGCATGCAGCACCTCGACGGCCGGACCGCTCTCCAGTACGTGCGTTTCCGGCATGACCGCCTGTCCGACTTCAGCCGTACCGGCAGGCAGCGCGAGTTCCTCAAAGCGGTCGCGGACAAGTTGAAGTCGAATACTTCGATCATGAAGCTGCCCGACATTCTGGAGCAGGTCAATCCGTACATCGACACCAACCTGAGCGTCGGCGACATGTGGAAGCTCGCAAGCGTCGCCTACGACAGCCAAATCGGCGGCAGCGAACAGATTCCGCCGAATCCGCTGCTGCGCGAAGAGACGATCAAAGGCGCGGCCGTTCTCACCGTCAGCAGCCAGGAGAAGCTGGAAAGCTTCGTTCAGGATACGCTGAACGCTCCGGCTAAACCGGACGAAGCACAGAATGCGCTTGACGCTCCGGTAAAACCGGACGAAGCGACGCAGAAGCTTGACGCTCCGGTAAAACCGGACGAAGCCGCGCAGAAGCTTGACGCTCCGGTAAAACCGGACGAAGCCGCGCAGAAGCTTGACGCTCCGGTAAAACCGGACGAAGCCCCGCAGACGCCGGCCGTGCCCGCTCCTTCGGGCCGGAAGAACGAAGCGCTCGGCGAAGGCAGCGGGGAACTTCAATAA
- a CDS encoding tetratricopeptide repeat protein encodes MSEEINGPVPPGVRAERFQRLLGWGKHKEALAEAGEWLREEPETAGPYNALALAYINTDEFDRALECTNQSLRIDPDDDDGWFFRAVIHYATNEWKLMREAAEEALRINPYRAHLYYLLANMHNKQGKFEQARVSIEQALEIDAENGLYHALHSYVLANCLRFDDSIESAETALREDVERAQTFLYLGWAADRRGDAKGAKTMMEQAIRLDPDDEQIRTEYMQSLQKNFWFYRIFTLPVFFRRFKPWKLVLIWIIASIVFRPLVILLVILYMLSFMLSKAFVHVQVYGWRRAPKRREK; translated from the coding sequence ATGAGCGAAGAGATCAACGGCCCGGTCCCGCCGGGCGTGCGCGCCGAACGGTTCCAACGGCTGCTCGGCTGGGGCAAGCATAAGGAAGCGCTGGCCGAAGCCGGCGAATGGCTGCGCGAGGAGCCGGAGACGGCGGGGCCGTACAACGCGCTGGCGCTCGCCTATATCAATACGGACGAGTTCGACCGGGCGCTGGAATGCACGAACCAGTCGCTGCGTATCGATCCCGACGACGATGACGGCTGGTTCTTCCGCGCGGTTATCCATTACGCGACCAACGAGTGGAAATTGATGCGTGAAGCGGCCGAAGAAGCGCTGCGCATCAATCCGTATCGGGCGCATCTGTATTATTTGCTGGCCAATATGCACAACAAGCAGGGCAAGTTCGAACAGGCCCGCGTCAGTATCGAACAGGCGCTCGAAATCGACGCGGAGAACGGGTTGTACCATGCGCTGCACAGCTATGTGCTCGCCAACTGTCTGCGCTTCGACGATTCGATCGAATCGGCCGAGACGGCGCTGCGCGAAGACGTCGAACGCGCCCAGACGTTTCTGTATCTGGGCTGGGCGGCGGATCGGCGGGGCGACGCCAAAGGCGCCAAGACCATGATGGAACAGGCAATCCGGCTCGATCCCGACGACGAGCAGATCCGGACCGAATACATGCAGTCGCTGCAAAAAAACTTCTGGTTCTACCGGATCTTCACCCTGCCGGTGTTCTTCCGGCGCTTCAAGCCGTGGAAGCTGGTGCTGATCTGGATCATCGCGTCGATCGTGTTCCGGCCGCTGGTCATCCTACTTGTCATTTTGTACATGCTCAGCTTCATGCTGAGCAAAGCTTTCGTGCACGTCCAGGTGTACGGCTGGCGGCGCGCGCCGAAAAGGCGGGAGAAATAA
- a CDS encoding ABC transporter permease, protein MLSVYTDFIRIRFLTMLAYRVNYYSGILIYMLNIGVYYFTWQAIYGDKGEIGGFTASQMTTYIAVSWMARAFYFNNLDREIATDIRDGSIAIQFIRPYNYLFVKMMQGFGEGLFRFTLFMIPGMLLALLLFPVRLPTDPLAWIGFLVMLFFSFLINSQLNILTGLMAFFVENNEGIMRMKRVVVDLFSGLVIPISLFPGWLSATMQWLPFQAITYLPGSVFTGRTKGTGILEVFGIQLIWFFALLIPIFFMWRAARKRLFVQGG, encoded by the coding sequence ATGCTTAGCGTCTATACCGATTTTATCCGCATCCGTTTTCTGACGATGCTGGCGTACCGCGTCAATTATTATTCCGGCATCCTGATCTACATGCTGAACATCGGCGTCTACTACTTCACGTGGCAGGCTATCTACGGGGACAAAGGCGAGATCGGCGGTTTTACCGCTTCGCAGATGACGACGTATATCGCCGTATCGTGGATGGCGCGCGCGTTCTACTTCAACAATCTGGACCGCGAGATCGCGACCGATATCCGGGACGGTTCCATCGCCATCCAGTTTATTCGTCCCTACAATTATTTGTTCGTCAAAATGATGCAGGGCTTCGGCGAAGGATTGTTCCGCTTCACGCTGTTCATGATTCCCGGCATGCTGCTGGCGCTGCTGCTGTTCCCGGTGAGACTGCCGACGGACCCGCTGGCGTGGATCGGCTTCCTGGTCATGCTGTTCTTCAGCTTCCTGATCAACTCGCAGCTGAACATCCTGACCGGGCTGATGGCGTTTTTTGTGGAAAATAACGAAGGCATCATGCGCATGAAACGGGTCGTCGTCGACCTGTTCTCCGGCCTCGTCATTCCGATCAGCCTGTTCCCCGGGTGGCTCAGCGCGACCATGCAATGGCTGCCTTTTCAGGCGATCACGTACCTGCCGGGTTCGGTCTTCACGGGACGCACGAAAGGGACGGGCATTCTCGAAGTATTCGGCATCCAGCTGATCTGGTTCTTCGCTCTGCTGATCCCGATCTTTTTCATGTGGCGGGCGGCGCGCAAGCGGCTGTTCGTACAGGGGGGTTGA
- a CDS encoding glutamate-1-semialdehyde 2,1-aminomutase → MNRPNSERLYAEALEHIVGGVNSPSRSFKAVGGGAPVFMQQGQGSRFRDVDGNEYIDYLAAYGPIITGHAHPHITEAIVRAAQNGILYGTPTELEIKLAKMLKDAIPSMDKVRFVNSGTEAVMSTIRVARAYTNRSKIIKFAGCYHGHSDLVLVAAGSGPSTLGIPDSAGVPASIAQEVITVPFNDLPSLEEALHRWEGQIAAVMVEPIVGNFGMVMPAPGFLEGLCKLTHDHGALVIYDEVITAFRFHYGSAQTFAELDNHDAIMPDLTALGKILGGGLPIGAYGGRKHVMDQVAPLGPAYQAGTMAGNPASVSAGIACLEVLQGEGVYEEMNRLAIRLTDGIAESARRRGVPLTINRIRGSFSTHFCDHPVTNYDQAQDTDGEAFAAFFRGMLDRGICLAPSKYEAWFLTTAHTDADIDATLAAADETFKSMR, encoded by the coding sequence ATGAATCGTCCAAATTCCGAAAGACTTTACGCCGAAGCGCTCGAACATATCGTCGGAGGCGTCAACAGCCCTTCCCGCTCGTTCAAAGCGGTCGGCGGAGGCGCACCCGTGTTTATGCAGCAGGGCCAGGGTTCCCGTTTCCGGGACGTCGACGGCAACGAATACATCGACTACCTGGCCGCTTACGGGCCGATCATTACGGGCCACGCCCACCCGCACATCACCGAAGCGATCGTGCGCGCCGCGCAGAACGGCATCCTCTACGGCACGCCGACCGAGCTTGAGATCAAGCTTGCCAAGATGCTCAAAGACGCTATCCCGTCCATGGACAAAGTCCGCTTTGTCAACTCCGGCACGGAAGCGGTCATGTCGACGATCCGGGTCGCCCGCGCGTACACGAACCGCTCGAAGATCATCAAATTTGCCGGCTGTTATCACGGCCATTCGGATCTGGTGCTCGTCGCGGCCGGTTCCGGCCCGTCCACGCTGGGCATTCCGGACAGCGCCGGCGTACCGGCCAGCATCGCGCAGGAAGTCATTACCGTGCCGTTCAACGATCTGCCGAGCCTCGAAGAAGCGCTCCACCGTTGGGAAGGACAGATCGCGGCCGTCATGGTCGAGCCGATCGTCGGGAACTTCGGCATGGTCATGCCGGCTCCGGGCTTCCTCGAAGGACTGTGCAAGCTGACGCACGACCACGGCGCGCTCGTCATCTACGACGAAGTCATCACGGCGTTCCGCTTTCATTACGGCTCCGCGCAGACGTTCGCGGAACTGGACAATCACGACGCCATCATGCCGGATCTCACCGCGCTCGGCAAAATTCTCGGCGGCGGGCTGCCGATCGGCGCCTACGGCGGCCGCAAGCACGTTATGGACCAGGTCGCTCCGCTCGGTCCGGCTTACCAGGCCGGCACGATGGCCGGCAACCCGGCGTCCGTCTCGGCCGGCATCGCCTGCCTGGAAGTGCTGCAGGGCGAAGGCGTCTACGAGGAGATGAACCGCCTGGCGATCCGCCTGACGGACGGCATCGCCGAATCGGCGCGGCGCCGCGGCGTGCCGCTGACGATCAACCGCATTCGCGGCTCGTTCTCCACGCATTTCTGCGACCATCCGGTCACCAACTACGACCAGGCGCAGGATACCGACGGCGAAGCATTCGCCGCTTTCTTCCGCGGCATGCTGGACCGCGGCATCTGCCTCGCTCCGTCCAAGTACGAAGCGTGGTTTCTGACGACCGCGCACACGGACGCGGATATTGACGCCACGCTCGCCGCGGCGGACGAGACGTTCAAAAGCATGCGCTGA
- a CDS encoding ATP-binding protein: MDDDKEQRRKNLKVIQFDKNAEDLVEIEKPPVTFADVGGLEEVKKKIRMNFILPLQQPELFAAYGREAGGSLLLYGPPGCGKTFLARAIAGEIDASFLHLELQAILSMYIGGSEHNLHAIFEKARAEAPCVLFIDELDALGGSRHGMRQHHDRMLVNQLLVELDGLASFNENVFIVGATNTPWYLDSALRRPGRFNNLLFVTPPEEEERGTILKLKLHGKPADGINVRKLAESTPLFSGADLDQLVRDATELALERAMETGEIQPLAETDFRRVLKTRQASTLDWFATARNYATFSDTNGEYAQVLEFIKRHKIR, encoded by the coding sequence ATGGACGACGATAAAGAGCAGCGCCGCAAAAATCTCAAAGTGATCCAATTCGACAAAAACGCGGAGGATCTCGTCGAGATCGAGAAACCGCCCGTGACTTTCGCCGACGTCGGCGGATTGGAAGAGGTCAAGAAGAAGATTCGCATGAACTTTATCCTCCCGCTCCAGCAGCCCGAGCTGTTCGCGGCCTACGGCCGGGAAGCGGGCGGTTCCCTGCTGCTGTACGGACCTCCCGGCTGCGGCAAAACGTTTCTGGCCCGCGCGATCGCCGGCGAGATCGATGCGAGCTTTTTGCATCTGGAACTTCAGGCGATCCTGTCCATGTACATCGGGGGCAGCGAACACAATCTGCATGCCATTTTCGAAAAAGCACGCGCCGAAGCGCCCTGCGTCCTGTTCATCGACGAGTTGGACGCGCTCGGCGGCAGCCGCCACGGCATGCGCCAGCATCACGACCGCATGCTCGTGAACCAGCTGCTGGTCGAGTTGGACGGACTCGCGAGCTTCAACGAGAACGTCTTTATCGTCGGCGCGACCAATACGCCGTGGTATCTCGACTCCGCCCTGCGGCGCCCGGGACGCTTCAACAATCTGCTGTTCGTCACGCCGCCGGAAGAAGAAGAACGCGGCACGATTCTCAAGCTCAAGCTGCACGGCAAGCCGGCCGACGGAATCAACGTGCGCAAGCTGGCCGAGAGCACACCCCTGTTCTCCGGCGCGGATCTCGACCAGCTGGTGCGGGACGCGACCGAACTTGCGCTGGAGCGGGCGATGGAGACGGGCGAGATCCAACCGCTCGCGGAGACCGATTTCCGCCGCGTCCTGAAGACCCGGCAGGCGTCCACGCTCGACTGGTTCGCCACCGCGCGCAACTATGCCACGTTCAGCGACACGAACGGCGAATACGCGCAGGTGCTGGAATTTATCAAAAGGCACAAAATCCGCTAA